One window of Neptuniibacter halophilus genomic DNA carries:
- a CDS encoding Zn-dependent hydrolase, translating into MKNIKTNQQRLWDSLMQMGEIGGTEKGGCCRLALTDLDKQARDLFIKWCEDAGCSIRIDKIGNVFARRPGKNNDLPPVVMGSHIDTQPTGGKFDGVYGVLAGLEVIRTLNDNNIETEHPVEASIWTNEEGSRFAPAMVASGVFAGVFDLEYGLSRADLDGKTMGEELERIGYAGEHEVGSPVKAFFEAHIEQGPILEEEETTIGVVTDAQGQRWYEVTLTGQEAHAGPTPMLRRKDALVGAAQIIDEVNQIGLTNQPNACATVGLLQVFPNSRNVIPGEVFFTVDFRHPDDAVLSKMDHQLREISAKIADELQLEMKFEQIWYSPPVPFNKGCVESVRQAAIDAGYSHRDIVSGAGHDACYISRVAPTGMVFVPCENGISHNEEENAKPEHLHAGCNVLLQAVINQACN; encoded by the coding sequence ATGAAAAATATAAAAACGAATCAGCAGAGACTCTGGGACAGCCTGATGCAGATGGGTGAGATCGGTGGCACGGAGAAGGGCGGTTGTTGCCGTCTGGCGCTGACCGACCTGGATAAGCAAGCCCGTGATCTGTTTATCAAGTGGTGTGAGGATGCCGGTTGCAGCATCCGTATCGATAAAATCGGCAATGTGTTCGCGCGTCGTCCGGGCAAAAACAATGACCTGCCACCGGTGGTGATGGGCAGCCACATCGACACCCAGCCAACCGGCGGTAAATTTGATGGTGTCTACGGTGTGCTTGCGGGTCTTGAAGTGATTCGTACCCTGAACGATAACAACATCGAAACCGAGCATCCTGTTGAAGCTTCTATCTGGACTAACGAAGAGGGTTCCCGTTTTGCGCCGGCAATGGTGGCTTCGGGTGTGTTTGCCGGGGTGTTCGATCTGGAATATGGCCTCAGCCGTGCCGATCTGGATGGCAAAACCATGGGCGAAGAGCTGGAGCGGATCGGTTATGCCGGTGAGCATGAAGTAGGCAGCCCGGTGAAAGCGTTCTTTGAAGCGCACATTGAGCAGGGGCCGATCCTTGAAGAGGAAGAGACCACGATTGGCGTAGTGACCGATGCTCAGGGCCAGCGCTGGTATGAAGTGACTCTGACCGGTCAGGAAGCACATGCAGGCCCTACGCCAATGCTGCGACGTAAAGATGCGCTGGTCGGTGCCGCGCAGATTATTGATGAAGTGAATCAGATCGGCCTGACTAACCAGCCAAACGCCTGTGCCACTGTAGGTTTGCTGCAGGTATTCCCGAACTCCCGTAACGTGATTCCGGGTGAAGTGTTCTTTACCGTTGATTTTCGTCATCCGGATGATGCGGTGCTGTCGAAAATGGATCATCAGCTGCGTGAGATCAGCGCCAAGATCGCCGATGAGCTGCAGTTAGAGATGAAATTTGAGCAGATCTGGTACTCGCCACCGGTTCCATTCAATAAAGGCTGCGTGGAGTCAGTGCGTCAGGCGGCGATCGATGCAGGTTACAGCCATCGCGATATCGTCAGTGGTGCCGGACACGATGCCTGCTACATCTCGCGGGTAGCGCCGACCGGCATGGTATTTGTGCCCTGTGAAAACGGCATCAGCCACAATGAAGAGGAAAATGCTAAACCGGAACATCTGCACGCCGGATGTAACGTGCTGCTGCAGGCTGTGATCAACCAGGCCTGCAACTGA
- the cofE gene encoding coenzyme F420-0:L-glutamate ligase translates to MATQDVVIKVLEGIPDIKPGDPLAQIILQSLDQNRVSLDDGDIIVIAHKVVSKAEGRIVDLADVTPSAEAGKLAAELHKDPRKVEVVLSESNRLVRTSKRPEQAEGTIIAEHRLGFICANAAVDESNVDAAGKVILLPEDPDRSARQICAELEQASTKRLGVIITDTFGRPWRMGLVNVAVGLAHVPSKIDLAGETDAYGRPLMVTVPALADEIAAASGLLMSKEGKKPVLIFKGVDWQKSDSSARDLVRPQHEDLFR, encoded by the coding sequence ATGGCTACGCAGGACGTTGTAATCAAAGTGCTGGAGGGGATTCCCGATATTAAACCGGGCGATCCGCTGGCACAGATCATCCTTCAGTCTCTCGATCAGAACCGGGTCTCACTGGATGACGGTGACATTATCGTGATCGCCCACAAAGTGGTCTCCAAAGCGGAAGGCCGGATTGTTGATCTGGCAGACGTAACCCCTTCGGCAGAAGCCGGAAAGCTGGCAGCGGAGCTGCATAAAGACCCGCGCAAAGTAGAAGTCGTGTTGTCTGAATCCAACCGTCTGGTGCGTACCTCAAAGCGTCCTGAGCAGGCCGAAGGCACCATCATTGCTGAGCATCGTCTGGGCTTTATCTGCGCCAATGCGGCGGTGGATGAATCCAATGTCGACGCAGCAGGCAAAGTGATTCTGCTGCCGGAAGACCCGGATCGCAGTGCCCGGCAGATCTGCGCTGAACTGGAACAGGCCAGCACGAAACGCCTTGGCGTAATTATTACCGACACCTTTGGTCGCCCCTGGCGCATGGGGCTGGTCAATGTCGCGGTCGGTCTGGCCCATGTGCCGAGCAAGATCGATCTGGCCGGCGAAACCGATGCTTATGGCCGTCCGCTGATGGTGACCGTTCCGGCGCTGGCCGATGAGATCGCAGCGGCGTCCGGTCTGCTGATGAGTAAAGAGGGTAAGAAACCCGTACTGATTTTTAAAGGCGTTGATTGGCAGAAGAGCGACAGCTCAGCACGCGATCTCGTCCGTCCACAACATGAGGATCTTTTCAGATGA
- a CDS encoding TIGR03842 family LLM class F420-dependent oxidoreductase, translating to MDFGITFKGFISPERARNLAKQAEEAGFTHCWFYDSHVLWRECYPAIAMCMEHTSKISFGPCVTHPNARDWSQAASLFGSLALQSNGRFHIGLGRGDSGVRVLGKKPANLARVAEFTEKVKAMVRGEEVMYGDCPAPVKFPWAEGYDLPVYIGAYGPKALQTAGEYGDGVVLQIASPSLVKWFTDQALEAGKAAGRDMSNYQVIASAPAYFGTKERCIEATRWFPAMVGNHVADIVEKYGAHSGLVPESLTSYIENRKGYDYSKHGQSDNPYLDFITEDIVKDFCVLGGVDEHIAKLRHLEEAGTTQFNIYLDSGDEESIVEKYGKHIIPHFTK from the coding sequence ATGGATTTCGGTATTACTTTTAAAGGCTTCATCAGCCCTGAGCGTGCGCGTAATCTGGCCAAACAGGCTGAAGAAGCGGGTTTCACCCACTGCTGGTTCTACGACTCCCATGTACTGTGGCGTGAGTGCTACCCGGCGATCGCTATGTGTATGGAGCACACCTCAAAAATCAGTTTCGGTCCCTGCGTAACGCACCCGAATGCCCGTGACTGGTCACAGGCGGCGAGCCTGTTTGGTAGCCTGGCGTTGCAGAGTAATGGTCGTTTCCACATCGGTCTGGGACGTGGTGACAGTGGCGTGCGTGTACTGGGTAAAAAACCGGCCAACCTGGCGCGTGTGGCGGAGTTCACCGAAAAAGTTAAAGCCATGGTTCGCGGTGAAGAAGTGATGTACGGCGATTGCCCGGCTCCGGTTAAATTCCCATGGGCAGAGGGTTATGACCTGCCGGTTTACATCGGTGCTTATGGCCCGAAAGCACTGCAGACTGCCGGTGAATACGGTGATGGTGTAGTGCTGCAGATCGCCTCACCATCGCTGGTGAAATGGTTCACCGATCAGGCGCTGGAAGCGGGTAAGGCTGCGGGTCGCGACATGAGTAACTATCAGGTAATCGCCTCAGCACCGGCTTACTTCGGTACCAAAGAGCGTTGTATCGAAGCCACTCGCTGGTTCCCGGCGATGGTCGGTAACCATGTGGCAGATATCGTTGAAAAATACGGTGCCCATAGCGGTCTGGTGCCGGAGAGTCTGACCTCTTATATCGAGAACCGTAAAGGCTACGACTACTCCAAACACGGTCAGAGCGATAACCCGTATTTGGACTTTATCACCGAAGATATTGTGAAAGACTTCTGTGTACTGGGCGGCGTAGATGAGCACATCGCTAAACTGCGTCATCTGGAAGAAGCAGGCACAACCCAGTTCAACATCTATCTGGACAGTGGAGATGAAGAGAGCATCGTAGAGAAGTACGGCAAGCACATTATTCCTCACTTCACCAAGTAA
- a CDS encoding NAD(P)(+) transhydrogenase (Re/Si-specific) subunit beta, with amino-acid sequence MNSMVINLFYLLSALLFVVGIKGLTRPKTATRGNRLAALGMLLAIVVTLLDKQVIRYELVAAGLLLGAVIGGVLAVKVQMTSMPQMVAILNGLGGGASLGVAAASYFSLLAQGSELSGSAMLVANASMMLTVLIGTLTFSGSAVAFGKLQEILPGQPMGFSGIKYINLMLLVVAVATGWMLTTGQLGSGGFVLLVAVALVLGVTLVMPIGGADMPVVIALLNSYSGIAAAAAGFIMGNNVLIVSGALVGASGIILTRIMCVAMNRSLANVLFGKMAEADGNTIDADEVYAGKVTSSTPDEVSMLLEDAGRVVIVPGFGMAMAQAQHAVRELADTLQSRGTVVEFAIHPVAGRMPGHMNVLLAEAEVEYDAMKTMEQSNPNFSKTDVAIVIGANDVTNPMAREDKGSPIYGMPILDVDQARNVVIVKRSLSPGFAGLPNPLFARDNAVMLFGDGKQAIMDLTAALHEAA; translated from the coding sequence ATGAATAGTATGGTAATCAATCTGTTCTACCTGCTTTCCGCACTGCTGTTTGTGGTGGGCATTAAAGGGCTGACCCGGCCAAAAACCGCCACGCGGGGGAACCGTCTTGCGGCACTGGGTATGTTGCTGGCGATTGTGGTCACCCTGCTGGATAAGCAGGTGATTCGTTATGAACTGGTCGCTGCTGGCCTGCTGTTGGGCGCTGTGATCGGTGGTGTACTGGCGGTTAAAGTCCAGATGACCTCGATGCCACAGATGGTGGCCATCCTTAACGGTCTGGGTGGGGGCGCGTCACTTGGCGTGGCGGCTGCCAGTTATTTCAGCCTGCTGGCGCAGGGCAGTGAACTCTCCGGTTCAGCCATGCTGGTGGCCAACGCATCTATGATGCTGACGGTACTGATCGGCACCCTTACCTTCTCCGGCAGCGCGGTAGCCTTCGGCAAGCTTCAGGAAATTCTGCCCGGGCAGCCGATGGGCTTCAGCGGCATAAAGTACATCAACCTGATGCTGCTGGTTGTTGCAGTCGCTACAGGCTGGATGCTGACCACCGGCCAGCTTGGCAGCGGGGGTTTTGTGTTGCTGGTGGCTGTGGCGCTGGTGCTGGGCGTCACGCTGGTAATGCCGATTGGTGGTGCGGATATGCCGGTGGTAATCGCCCTGCTGAACTCCTACTCAGGTATTGCGGCAGCCGCGGCCGGTTTCATCATGGGCAACAATGTCCTGATCGTTTCCGGCGCACTGGTCGGAGCCTCCGGAATTATCCTGACCCGGATTATGTGTGTGGCGATGAACCGGTCACTGGCCAATGTACTGTTTGGCAAAATGGCCGAAGCGGATGGCAATACGATCGACGCCGATGAGGTCTACGCCGGAAAGGTGACCTCCTCAACACCGGATGAGGTGAGCATGCTGCTGGAAGATGCCGGGCGGGTGGTTATTGTACCGGGCTTTGGCATGGCGATGGCGCAGGCGCAGCACGCGGTGCGTGAACTGGCGGACACCCTGCAGAGTCGCGGTACGGTGGTGGAGTTTGCTATTCACCCGGTGGCCGGACGCATGCCGGGCCATATGAACGTACTGCTCGCGGAAGCAGAGGTGGAATATGACGCCATGAAGACCATGGAACAGTCCAACCCCAACTTCAGCAAAACCGATGTGGCGATCGTCATTGGTGCTAACGACGTGACCAATCCAATGGCGCGCGAGGATAAAGGCAGCCCGATCTATGGTATGCCGATACTCGATGTGGATCAGGCGAGGAATGTAGTGATCGTCAAACGCAGCCTCAGCCCCGGCTTTGCCGGCCTGCCCAATCCGCTGTTCGCCAGAGATAATGCAGTGATGCTGTTTGGCGATGGTAAGCAGGCGATTATGGATCTGACTGCAGCGCTGCACGAAGCGGCCTGA
- a CDS encoding Re/Si-specific NAD(P)(+) transhydrogenase subunit alpha, producing the protein MKIGLPKARQAGENRVALIPENVQRLTERGIDIVVERGAGSSAGFSDEAYQQAGAELVGSAGACCASADIVVAVNLAGEALTETASLLDEGQLLLGMMDPLSDQERFTALAQQGITSVALELVPRISRAQSMDVLSSMATLAGYKAVLLAANASKRIYPMMMTAAGNLSPARVFIMGAGVAGLQAAATAKRMGAVVEAYDVRPAAREQILSVGAKPVELELEAEATEGQGGYARQQSEAFLQRQREQMTNILAEQDIVITTAAVPGAKSPVLITADMLAQMKPGAVIVDLASERGGNCELTCHGETRVVNEVTLIGPDNIASTLANHASQMFANNIENFLNNILNEEGGYQLDFDDEIIQASVITHQGELVNSRIRDQLGLSPLLNEPVMEEVA; encoded by the coding sequence ATGAAAATAGGACTACCTAAAGCGCGTCAGGCCGGTGAAAACCGGGTGGCGCTGATTCCGGAAAATGTACAGCGCCTGACAGAGCGCGGCATTGATATTGTGGTTGAACGCGGAGCCGGTAGCTCTGCCGGGTTCAGCGATGAAGCCTATCAGCAGGCGGGAGCAGAACTGGTCGGTTCTGCCGGTGCCTGCTGTGCCAGCGCAGATATTGTCGTGGCTGTGAATCTGGCGGGTGAGGCCCTCACCGAAACCGCTTCCTTGCTTGACGAGGGGCAACTGCTGCTCGGCATGATGGACCCGTTGAGTGATCAGGAACGCTTCACGGCACTGGCGCAACAGGGGATTACCAGTGTGGCTCTCGAGCTTGTGCCGCGGATCAGCCGGGCTCAAAGCATGGATGTGCTCTCTTCAATGGCAACACTGGCCGGATATAAGGCAGTCCTGCTGGCGGCCAATGCCAGCAAACGAATCTATCCGATGATGATGACGGCCGCCGGTAATCTCAGCCCGGCGCGGGTCTTCATTATGGGGGCGGGGGTTGCGGGCCTGCAGGCGGCGGCCACCGCAAAACGCATGGGTGCGGTGGTTGAAGCCTACGATGTGCGACCTGCCGCGCGGGAACAGATTCTCTCGGTCGGGGCTAAACCGGTGGAGCTGGAACTGGAGGCTGAAGCCACGGAAGGTCAGGGCGGGTACGCCCGGCAGCAGAGCGAGGCGTTTTTGCAGCGCCAGCGGGAGCAGATGACGAACATACTGGCTGAACAGGATATCGTGATCACCACAGCCGCGGTGCCGGGGGCAAAATCGCCGGTGCTGATCACCGCCGATATGCTGGCGCAGATGAAACCGGGGGCAGTGATTGTTGATCTGGCATCTGAACGGGGCGGTAACTGCGAGCTGACCTGTCACGGTGAAACCCGTGTGGTCAACGAAGTCACTCTGATCGGCCCGGACAATATCGCCTCAACGCTGGCAAATCATGCCAGCCAGATGTTCGCGAATAATATCGAGAACTTCCTCAACAACATCCTCAACGAAGAGGGCGGTTATCAGCTCGACTTTGATGACGAGATCATTCAGGCCTCGGTGATCACCCATCAGGGGGAACTGGTTAACAGCCGTATTCGCGATCAGCTTGGATTGTCTCCGTTGCTGAATGAGCCGGTTATGGAGGAGGTCGCCTGA
- a CDS encoding NAD(P) transhydrogenase subunit alpha, with translation MESFVILLSLFALAVFLGVELITKVPPTLHTPLMSGSNAISGITVVGAILAAGSGPDSGALVQALGFIAIVFATINVVGGFWVTNRMLSMFKRRG, from the coding sequence ATGGAAAGTTTCGTGATTTTACTGTCGCTGTTTGCGCTGGCAGTGTTCCTCGGCGTTGAGCTGATTACCAAAGTACCACCGACATTGCATACGCCGCTGATGTCCGGCAGTAACGCAATTTCCGGTATCACCGTGGTGGGTGCGATCCTTGCTGCCGGCTCCGGGCCGGATTCCGGTGCATTGGTACAGGCACTGGGTTTTATCGCCATTGTCTTTGCCACCATCAACGTGGTCGGCGGATTCTGGGTGACCAACCGCATGCTCAGTATGTTTAAGCGGAGGGGCTGA
- the ribA gene encoding GTP cyclohydrolase II: protein MSDQNQQQQPELIRSVTVPMPTDYGDFAMTVFTEAETGKEHMLLVLGDVASETAPMVRIHSECATGDLFASERCDCGEQLQASLRMMSEQGSGVLLYLRQEGRGIGLANKLRAYQLQDQGLDTVDANLALGLPADGRDYRIAAIMLEELGISEIRLLTNNPAKLTGLQALGIRVRQRLPLQVRYRTRNLGYMKTKQQRMGHRVLL from the coding sequence ATGTCTGATCAAAATCAACAGCAACAACCCGAACTGATCCGATCCGTAACCGTCCCTATGCCCACCGATTACGGTGACTTTGCCATGACCGTGTTTACAGAAGCCGAAACCGGTAAAGAGCACATGTTGCTGGTATTGGGTGATGTGGCCAGTGAAACCGCTCCGATGGTAAGAATCCACTCAGAATGTGCCACCGGCGATCTGTTTGCCTCCGAGCGCTGCGATTGTGGCGAGCAGTTGCAAGCCTCTTTGCGCATGATGAGCGAGCAGGGAAGCGGCGTGCTGCTCTACCTTCGGCAGGAGGGGCGGGGTATCGGTCTGGCGAATAAACTCAGGGCCTATCAGTTGCAGGATCAGGGGCTGGATACGGTGGATGCCAATCTGGCGCTGGGATTACCCGCAGACGGCCGGGATTACCGGATAGCAGCGATCATGCTGGAAGAGCTCGGGATCAGCGAAATCCGCCTGCTGACCAACAACCCGGCTAAGCTGACCGGATTACAGGCACTGGGTATCAGGGTACGACAACGCCTGCCATTGCAGGTGCGCTACCGGACAAGAAACCTCGGATATATGAAAACCAAGCAGCAGCGAATGGGGCACCGGGTTCTGCTGTGA
- the npdG gene encoding NADPH-dependent F420 reductase has translation MKIAILGGTGPQGKGLALRFAAAGVDVVLGSRDGARAEEIAQELNGLQPDVSGVISGTDNSAATSAADELVILAVPFSAHNATLEAIKPDLAGKVLVDIVVPLADGDPKALNMPPEGSATEAAQALLGEEIPVVGALHNVSATTLNNLEHSINCDILVCGNDLAAKEKVIDLINMLDIKAYNAGPAVNARCIEAITPILIRLNISKKVPFSHAGVKIWAPDH, from the coding sequence ATGAAAATAGCAATTTTAGGTGGTACAGGCCCACAGGGTAAGGGGCTGGCTTTACGTTTCGCTGCGGCGGGTGTGGATGTGGTTCTGGGTTCCCGTGACGGTGCCCGTGCAGAGGAGATCGCTCAGGAACTGAATGGCCTGCAGCCGGATGTGAGCGGTGTGATCAGTGGAACAGATAACTCCGCTGCGACCTCGGCCGCAGATGAGCTGGTGATTCTCGCGGTACCGTTCTCTGCCCACAACGCCACGCTGGAAGCGATCAAGCCGGATCTGGCCGGCAAAGTGCTGGTGGATATTGTGGTTCCACTGGCAGATGGCGATCCGAAAGCGCTGAACATGCCACCTGAAGGCTCTGCCACTGAGGCCGCACAGGCCCTGCTGGGTGAAGAGATTCCGGTGGTGGGCGCACTGCACAACGTATCGGCCACCACGCTGAATAATCTGGAGCATTCCATTAACTGCGACATTCTGGTGTGTGGTAACGATCTGGCGGCGAAAGAGAAGGTGATCGACCTGATCAATATGCTGGATATCAAAGCCTATAACGCGGGCCCGGCGGTTAATGCCCGCTGTATCGAGGCGATCACCCCGATTCTGATTCGACTGAATATTTCCAAGAAGGTGCCTTTCTCCCATGCGGGAGTGAAGATCTGGGCACCTGACCACTGA
- the cofC gene encoding 2-phospho-L-lactate guanylyltransferase: MKLSIVIPMKSPERSKKRLSKVLNRRERKKLAISLFEKNLHFFREHYPQHNLLVITGSTVIKEISEAAGAEVLTEHREMAGLNNVARIAAEYNAARGYDSQLIVPGDIETLEKHEVEQLLNHPRGERSAIVCPSYDGGTNAILTTPPDVMPFSYGPNSCQIHLLTAFQLGLQTKRLYLEKLSFDIDRPGDLFRVDCGLDKKFA, encoded by the coding sequence ATGAAACTGTCTATCGTGATTCCTATGAAAAGCCCGGAGCGCTCGAAGAAGCGGCTTTCCAAGGTACTGAACCGGCGTGAACGCAAAAAACTGGCAATCTCGCTGTTTGAGAAGAACCTGCACTTTTTCCGCGAGCATTACCCCCAGCATAACCTGCTGGTAATCACCGGCTCCACGGTAATCAAAGAGATCTCGGAAGCCGCCGGCGCAGAGGTGCTGACTGAACATCGTGAGATGGCGGGGCTGAATAACGTCGCGCGAATTGCTGCGGAATATAACGCCGCTCGGGGGTACGACTCTCAGTTAATCGTCCCCGGCGATATTGAAACCCTGGAAAAGCATGAGGTTGAGCAACTGCTGAACCATCCGCGGGGTGAGCGCTCGGCGATTGTCTGTCCCTCATACGATGGCGGCACCAACGCTATTCTGACCACGCCGCCGGATGTGATGCCGTTCAGCTATGGCCCGAACTCCTGCCAGATTCATCTACTGACTGCGTTTCAGTTGGGGTTGCAGACCAAGCGCCTGTATCTGGAGAAGCTCTCCTTTGATATCGACCGCCCCGGGGATCTGTTCCGGGTCGATTGCGGCTTAGACAAAAAATTTGCATAG
- a CDS encoding DMT family transporter: METQQIRGIIYMLLAMLLISVQEALAKYLGERLPVGQVVWARYVGHLFLIFCWLWPRYGRSLIRAVQHRVQIGRSLILLLDTLLFFYGLTLLGLAEATAIFFTVPLLVLLLSVPLLGERVTGGALLAILIGFAGTLIIVRPGGSATLDSTALSGALCIFGSACCAALYNVTTRKLAEQDPVQVTLFFTALVGTLATTLYVPFIWVTPTGTLVWLALTCIGFFGGMAHSLMIIAHKHARATALAPFMYSQIIWALALGWLLFNELPDKLAWLGGSIVILSGLYLFWQDWRRVRKQHA, encoded by the coding sequence ATGGAAACGCAGCAGATCCGCGGAATCATCTACATGCTTCTGGCCATGCTACTGATCTCTGTGCAGGAAGCACTGGCGAAATATCTGGGTGAGCGTCTCCCGGTAGGGCAGGTGGTCTGGGCGCGCTACGTGGGGCACCTGTTTTTGATCTTCTGCTGGCTATGGCCCCGCTATGGCCGCAGTCTGATCCGCGCCGTTCAGCACCGGGTGCAGATCGGCCGCTCGCTGATCCTGCTGTTAGATACCTTACTGTTTTTCTATGGGCTGACGCTGCTCGGGCTGGCCGAAGCGACCGCGATCTTCTTTACGGTTCCACTGCTGGTACTGCTGTTATCTGTCCCGCTGCTGGGAGAGCGTGTTACTGGCGGCGCGTTGCTGGCGATCCTGATCGGATTCGCCGGCACACTGATCATTGTCCGGCCCGGCGGTTCCGCTACGCTGGATTCAACAGCATTGTCAGGCGCGCTCTGTATCTTCGGCTCTGCCTGCTGTGCTGCACTTTATAACGTGACCACCCGTAAACTGGCCGAGCAGGACCCGGTGCAGGTTACGCTGTTTTTTACGGCGCTGGTAGGCACGCTGGCAACCACGCTTTATGTCCCTTTCATCTGGGTGACGCCAACAGGAACCCTTGTCTGGTTGGCACTGACCTGCATCGGTTTTTTTGGTGGTATGGCCCATAGCCTGATGATTATCGCCCACAAACACGCCCGCGCTACCGCACTGGCCCCGTTTATGTATTCACAGATTATCTGGGCGCTGGCGCTCGGCTGGCTGCTGTTTAATGAACTACCCGATAAGCTCGCCTGGCTCGGTGGCAGCATCGTGATTCTCAGTGGTCTCTACCTGTTCTGGCAGGACTGGAGGCGGGTGAGGAAACAGCATGCTTAA
- the cofD gene encoding 2-phospho-L-lactate transferase codes for MNAQTPLKILLLSGGVGGAKMAEGFAYSRYAAAFSVLGNVADDQMFHGLWVSPDIDTLTYTLSEQIDREKGWGLKGETNRVLEQLKKLGSDTWMYLGDQDFATHIFRTELRQQGVRASEIARKIAASFGLELPILLPTDDTIQTRVRTTDGWIPFQDYFVKQGCQPEVLEVRIEGINEARPTPEAISAIAEADLIVIAPSNPIVSINPILSVPGIADALLDSTAFKVAVSPIVAGKTVKGPADRMMQVAGHSADVLGVADYYRGLIDALIIDQQDLEHLPALDEKIANVLATDTLMFSRTNKVRLAETIVHLYEAVAQRKAAKARQRQAEVTPSLIDAVGSLNPAFREA; via the coding sequence ATGAATGCTCAGACGCCCCTGAAAATCCTGCTCCTCAGCGGTGGAGTAGGTGGCGCCAAAATGGCTGAAGGGTTCGCCTACAGCCGGTATGCCGCAGCGTTCAGTGTGCTCGGTAATGTGGCCGATGATCAGATGTTTCATGGTCTCTGGGTCTCACCGGATATTGATACTCTGACTTACACCCTGTCAGAACAGATCGACCGGGAGAAAGGCTGGGGGCTGAAAGGCGAAACCAATCGTGTGCTGGAGCAGTTAAAGAAACTGGGTTCTGATACCTGGATGTATCTGGGCGATCAGGATTTTGCCACCCATATCTTCCGCACTGAATTACGTCAGCAGGGGGTGCGAGCCAGCGAGATTGCCCGGAAAATCGCGGCTTCGTTCGGTCTTGAACTGCCCATCCTGTTACCCACCGATGACACCATTCAGACCCGTGTGCGCACAACGGATGGTTGGATTCCCTTCCAGGACTACTTTGTTAAACAGGGCTGTCAGCCCGAGGTACTCGAGGTGCGGATCGAAGGGATCAATGAGGCCCGGCCTACACCCGAAGCGATCAGCGCGATTGCCGAAGCCGATCTGATTGTGATTGCGCCGAGTAACCCGATCGTCAGTATCAACCCGATTCTCTCGGTTCCCGGCATCGCCGATGCACTGCTTGATTCGACTGCGTTTAAAGTGGCGGTATCGCCCATTGTTGCCGGTAAAACCGTTAAAGGGCCCGCAGACCGGATGATGCAGGTGGCCGGTCACAGCGCCGATGTGCTCGGCGTGGCGGATTATTACCGGGGCCTGATCGATGCGCTGATCATCGATCAGCAGGATCTGGAACATCTGCCCGCTCTGGATGAAAAAATCGCCAACGTGCTGGCCACCGATACGCTGATGTTCAGCCGGACCAACAAGGTGCGTCTGGCAGAAACCATCGTTCACCTGTATGAGGCGGTGGCGCAGCGTAAAGCGGCTAAGGCCCGGCAGCGACAGGCTGAAGTCACTCCATCTTTAATTGATGCGGTCGGCAGTCTCAATCCGGCTTTTCGGGAGGCGTGA